Proteins encoded together in one Variovorax paradoxus EPS window:
- a CDS encoding FAD:protein FMN transferase, producing the protein MGLSFSTWRAGGYANAAVPRRADPARLQQLGGQTMGTTWSLRFDNPRMLPLEQVREAVDAALARVITQMSHWEPTSDISRFNIAPAGSRHALPEEFAEVMRCALHWARVSGGAIDPTVGPLVAGWGFGPDAEENSFPTPEAIAELRTRTGWQQLEFDEARGTLLQPGNITLDLSGIAKGFAVDHGVETLRGLALTDLLFEIGGELRGIGRRPDGQPWRVLIDGESLAAQRIALADMATATSGDRWHRREHEGRRWSHTIDPRNGQPVGHALASVTVLHAQCMQADALATVLTVLGLDDGLAFAERHEIAAMFIAHDDLVPRATRAWIAQTGA; encoded by the coding sequence TTGGGACTTTCATTCAGCACCTGGCGCGCAGGCGGTTACGCCAACGCGGCCGTCCCGCGTCGCGCCGACCCTGCCCGCCTGCAGCAATTGGGCGGGCAGACGATGGGCACGACCTGGTCGCTTCGCTTCGACAACCCGCGGATGCTTCCGCTGGAACAGGTGCGCGAAGCGGTCGATGCGGCGCTTGCGCGGGTCATAACGCAGATGAGCCACTGGGAGCCGACGTCGGACATCAGCCGCTTCAACATTGCGCCTGCGGGCTCGCGGCACGCGCTGCCCGAGGAATTCGCCGAGGTAATGCGCTGCGCGCTTCACTGGGCGCGCGTCAGCGGAGGCGCGATCGATCCGACTGTCGGTCCGCTGGTCGCTGGCTGGGGATTCGGCCCTGACGCGGAAGAGAACAGTTTTCCCACGCCCGAAGCCATCGCCGAACTGCGCACGCGCACGGGCTGGCAGCAGCTGGAATTCGACGAAGCGCGCGGCACCCTGCTGCAGCCGGGGAACATCACGCTCGATCTCTCGGGGATCGCCAAGGGTTTCGCGGTCGATCACGGCGTCGAGACATTGCGCGGGCTGGCCCTCACCGACCTGCTGTTCGAGATCGGCGGCGAACTGCGCGGCATCGGTCGCCGTCCGGATGGGCAGCCGTGGCGGGTGCTGATCGATGGCGAATCGCTCGCCGCGCAGCGCATTGCGCTGGCCGACATGGCCACCGCCACATCGGGCGACCGCTGGCATCGCCGCGAACACGAGGGACGCCGCTGGTCGCACACCATCGATCCGCGCAACGGCCAACCGGTCGGGCACGCACTGGCGAGCGTCACGGTGCTGCATGCGCAATGCATGCAGGCCGACGCGCTGGCCACCGTGCTGACCGTGCTGGGGCTGGACGACGGCCTCGCCTTCGCAGAGCGCCACGAGATCGCGGCCATGTTCATCGCCCACGACGACTTGGTTCCGCGAGCCACGCGCGCCTGGATCGCGCAGACCGGCGCATGA
- a CDS encoding DUF4198 domain-containing protein, with translation MTLSILRATGLAIALSAIASASMAHNAWLLPSSTVFSKADTVSVDAAVSNDLFVANHAPLRLEGLQITAPDGSNVKPESEAKLKLRNVFDVNVAQPGTYRIAVVNAGAFASWKDKATGQNKRARGTAETIGKEIPADAQDVAITQSSGRIETFVTVGKPSALKPIGQGLELIVAGSPTDLVKGEKASFTLNLDGQPAKDLEVTVTAGNTQYRDKLEEIKLKTDDKGQFSVTWPTAGMYWLDASTKDTKTTVPQAKERRLTYAATLEVMP, from the coding sequence ACCCTCTCCATCCTGCGCGCCACCGGCCTCGCCATCGCCCTGTCGGCCATTGCTTCCGCTTCCATGGCGCACAACGCCTGGCTGCTGCCCTCCTCCACCGTGTTTTCCAAGGCCGACACCGTGTCCGTCGATGCCGCCGTGTCGAACGACCTGTTCGTCGCGAACCACGCGCCGCTGCGGCTCGAAGGCCTGCAGATCACCGCACCCGATGGCAGCAACGTCAAACCCGAGAGCGAGGCCAAGCTCAAGCTGCGCAACGTGTTCGACGTGAACGTCGCGCAGCCAGGCACGTACCGCATCGCCGTGGTCAACGCAGGCGCCTTTGCAAGTTGGAAGGACAAGGCCACGGGGCAGAACAAGCGCGCACGCGGCACGGCCGAGACCATCGGAAAGGAAATTCCGGCCGATGCGCAGGACGTCGCCATCACGCAGTCGTCGGGCCGCATCGAGACCTTCGTGACGGTCGGCAAGCCCTCTGCGCTCAAGCCGATCGGCCAGGGGCTGGAACTGATCGTTGCCGGCAGCCCGACCGACCTGGTCAAGGGCGAAAAAGCCAGCTTCACGCTGAACCTCGACGGCCAGCCCGCGAAGGACCTCGAAGTGACGGTCACCGCCGGCAACACGCAGTACCGCGACAAGCTCGAAGAGATCAAGCTCAAGACCGACGACAAGGGCCAGTTCAGCGTGACATGGCCGACCGCCGGCATGTATTGGCTGGACGCCAGCACCAAGGACACCAAGACCACCGTGCCGCAAGCCAAGGAACGCCGCCTGACCTACGCGGCCACGCTTGAAGTGATGCCCTGA